In Trichoderma atroviride chromosome 2, complete sequence, one DNA window encodes the following:
- a CDS encoding uncharacterized protein (EggNog:ENOG41), which translates to MAEEKPSVLIIGGLGYIGRFLAQHIHQNNLASEMRLVDKVLPQLAWLAPEFSEACSQSNFMQADASKPEALVKVFDRSDGKQWDYVFNCGGETRYSQEDEIYKLRSLELSIAVAKEAAKRKVKAFIELSTGMVYKPDSSPSKEGDKLKPWSKIAVFKLQAEEELAKIEGLNLAIVRLAHVYGPYASQWVATALCMARVYQHIEGEMKWLWTKDLRTNTAHIHDVTRALWDTAVWYDAGKANWKEAEMGKVPIFNVVDKGTTTQGTMAEIIGEIFKIETGFQGTLISSFAKLNLESVVDDVNDEVLGPWADLLADAGITRPGPLTPFMEKELLKDTDLSMDGSRLETVLGFKYEKPAVTKELIEEVIESYKRMKWWP; encoded by the exons ATGGCTGAAGAGAAGCCGTCCGTCCTCATTATTGGAGGCCTGGGCTATATCGGCCGCTTCCTCGCCCAACACATTCACCAGAACAACCTTGCGTCCGAGATGCGACTCGTTGACAAGGTGCTGCCCCAGCTTGCCTGGCTGGCTCCTGAATTCTCCGAGGCTTGCTCCCAGAGCAACTTTATGCAAGCCGATGCCAGCAAACCAG AGGCTCTAGTTAAAGTATTTGACCGATCCGACGGCAAACAGTGGGACTATGTCTTCAACTGCGGTGGCGAGACGAGATATTCCCAGGAAGATGAAATTTACAAGCTGAGATCCTTGGAGCTTTCCATTGCTGTCGCAAAGGAGGCCGCCAAAAGGAAAGTAAAGGCCTTTATTGAGCTGAGCACAGGCATGGTGTACAAGCCCGACTCATCGCCGAGCAAAGAGGGGGACAAATTGAAGCCGTGGAGCAAGATTGCCGTTTTCAAACTgcaggcagaggaggagctcGCCAAGATTGAAGG GCTTAATCTTGCGATTGTCCGCCTAGCTCATGTATATGGTCCGTATGCCTCTCAGTGGGTTGCAACGGCCCTGTGCATGGCTCGCGTTTACCAGCACATCGAAGGAGAAATGAAGTGGCTGTGGACCAAGGACTTGCGGACTAACACGGCGCACATCCACGACGTAACACGAGCCCTTTGGGACACTGCCGTTTGGTACGACGCTGGCAAAGCCAACTGGAAAGAGGCCGAGATGGGCAAAGTGCCGATTTTCAACGTAGTGGACAAGGGCACCACCACGCAGGGAACCATGGCTGAAATTATTGGCGAGATTTTCAAAATCGAAACGGGATTCCAGGGAACGTTGATTAGTAGTTTTGCGAAGCTGAACCTGGAAAGCGTGGTGGATGATGTCAATGACGAGGTACTCGGCCCTTGGGCTGATCTAttggctgatgctggcatcACACGACCCGGCCCCCTGACACCCTTTATGGAGAAGGAGCTTCTCAAAGACACAGACCTCAGCATGGACGGTAGCCGGCTGGAAACTGTTTTGGGCTTCAAGTACGAGAAACCCGCCGTCACAAAGGAGCTGATTGAGGAAGTGATCGAGAGCTACAAGAGGATGAAGTGGTGGCCATGA